One Ricinus communis isolate WT05 ecotype wild-type chromosome 2, ASM1957865v1, whole genome shotgun sequence DNA segment encodes these proteins:
- the LOC8274801 gene encoding uncharacterized protein LOC8274801 yields the protein MAEKRGSIAFFATYRPPVPLDIFSCSVPPTSRQDELHMTDGLSYNYNCQLIPPEALKTIIKRPKLASEAKGSDVDSGRLSGLIFVSERDNNLETLHIALRFNDNPPSVKVFSFADVYGTFDGVRMEDSGCIAGGYKVGSRTADCSLIYVTTKDPSKDRRQPWTVVYKTNLKTGKTDRLTPSGVNDLSPSVSPSGRKVAVASFQGKGWNGEIEDLQTDIHVMNVEKQPLGRMKVIKNGGWPTWGSDNVIFFHRKVGEFWSVFRADISNGQTSETLRVTPDGIDAITPAAINSTKVAVATIRQKSKFSDIRVEAQYRHIEIFDSTAPQQPIQITQKTRPKADHYNPFVVDGGKRIGYHRCKSDLLNHGDDIQRHFHKLNSPHPDVGLFRVSGVFPTFSKDGSKLAFVDNEFKAVWVADSDGLRIVFETKGPDNIFSPVWSQNPQDDTLYVCMGPSFNAGQTLQICAIPNVASGARRRRQLTKGFNNAFPSTSPDGTKLVFRSTRDGGDKKYKNLYIMEDAQVGEYGDGKVTRLTNGPWTDTHCQWSPRGDWIVFSSTRDKPKDAPETDNGLDPGYFAVFLVKVNDPSVVIRVIKGGDDLAGHVNHPFFSPDGMSIAVTSDLAAVSADPISLPLFLHSVRPYGDVFTVDIDPDDINKNKDVKKFNRITHSRYENSTPTWTMFSTEDPNATWNLLLKDSYTPSCPYAYPDGGESWHMTGHLCIPRRCC from the exons ATGGCAGAGAAGAGAGGTAGCATTGCCTTCTTTGCAACCTACAGACCACCTGTGCCACTGGACATATTCTCCTGTTCGGTTCCACCAACGTCAAGGCAGGATGAGCTACACATGACTGATGGATTGTCCTACAATTACAACTGCCAACTCATTCCACCTGAAGCTCTCAAGACCATTATCAAGCGCCCAAAGTTGGCTTCCGAAGCCAAAGGATCTGATGTTGACTCGGGTCGTCTCTCAGGCTTGATTTTCGTATCCGAACGAGACAACAACCTTGAGACGCTTCATATTGCTCTTCGCTTTAACGACAATCCACCCAGTGTTAAAGTCTTCAGTTTCGCTGATGTCTATGGCACATTCGATGGTGTCCGTATGGAAGACAGTGGTTGCATTGCCGGTGGTTATAAGGTTGGTAGTCGTACTGCCGATTGCTCTCTTATATATGTCACCACCAAGGACCCGTCAAAGGATCGTCGTCAGCCTTGGACTGTCgtttataaaactaatcttAAGACCGGAAAGACTGACCGCCTCACTCCGTCAG GAGTAAATGATTTAAGCCCATCTGTATCACCATCTGGAAGAAAAGTAGCAGTGGCGTCATTCCAAGGAAAGGGTTGGAATGGCGAGATTGAAGATCTACAGACTGACATTCATGTGATGAACGTAGAGAAGCAACCCTTAGGACGCATGAAAGTTATAAAAAATGGTGGATGGCCAACATGGGGAAGTGACAACGTTATATTTTTCCATCGAAAGGTTGGGGAATTCTGGAGTGTATTCCGAGCAGACATTAGCAATGGTCAAACATCAGAAACCCTTCGTGTGACTCCAGATGGAATTGATGCCATAACTCCGGCAGCCATCAATTCCACCAAAGTGGCGGTGGCAACTATCCGTCAGAAATCAAAGTTCAGTGACATACGCGTAGAAGCACAGTATCGGCacattgagatttttgattCAACAGCACCACAACAACCCATACAAATCACTCAGAAAACTAGACCAAAGGCTGACCATTACAACCCCTTTGTAGTAGATGGTGGGAAGCGCATAGGTTACCATCGTTGCAAAAGCGACCTTCTCAAC CATGGAGATGATATCCAAAGACATTTCCATAAGCTCAACTCACCACATCCAGATGTAGGACTGTTTAGGGTGTCAGGTGTATTTCCAACATTTTCCAAAGATGGCTCCAAGCTTGCATTCGTTGACAATGAGTTCAAAGCCGTGTGGGTAGCTGATAGCGATGGATTGCGCATTGTTTTCGAG ACGAAAGGCCCAGACAATATCTTCTCACCAGTTTGGAGCCAAAATCCACAAGATGATACACTCTATGTATGCATGGGACCTTCTTTTAACGCTGGCCAGACATTGCAAATCTGCGCCATCCCCAATGTGGCTAGTGGTGCCCGGCGGCGTCGACAACTCACCAAAGGATTTAATAATGCTTTCCCGTCCACCAGTCCAGATG GAACAAAATTAGTTTTTCGATCCACAAGAGATGGAGGAGATAAGAAATATAAGAATCTATATATAATGGAGGATGCACAAGTGGGGGAGTACGGGGATGGAAAAGTAACGAGGCTTACAAATGGACCTTGGACGGACACACATTGCCAATGGTCTCCAAGGGGAGATTGGATAGTATTCTCGTCAACCCGCGATAAGCCTAAAGATGCACCAGAAACAGATAATGGTCTCGATCCAGGATATTTTGCAGTGTTTTTGGTGAAGGTGAACGATCCTTCCGTGGTGATAAGAGTGATAAAAGGTGGAGATGATCTTGCAGGACATGTGAACCATCCATTTTTCAGTCCAGATGGAATGAGCATTGCTGTGACTTCGGATCTTGCTGCAGTGTCTGCTGATCCAATTTCTTTACCTCTCTTCTTGCATTCCGTGAGGCCTTATGGAGATGTATTCACTGTCGATATTGACCCTGATGACATAAATAAGAACAAGGATGTGAAGAAGTTCAATCGCATCACACATAGTAGATATGAGAATTCCACTCCTACTTGGACCATGTTCTCAACTGAGGATCCAAATGCAACATGGAACCTGCTTCTAAAGGATTCCTACACCCCGTCATGCCCTTATGCATATCCTGATGGAGGTGAAAGTTGGCACATGACTGGCCACCTTTGCATCCCAAGAAGATGCTGttga